In Mycoplasma mobile 163K, the genomic stretch ATACGATTAAAGAATTAGAAGATATTGCCTTATTATTAGAAAAATTCGAAAACTTTTTAACTGAAAATCAAAGAAAAGTCCTTTCTTATAGATTTTTAGAAGATTATTCTTATCAAGAAATAGCAGACATTTTGAAAATTTCTAAACCTGCTTCTTATGATGCTGTTAATAAAGCAAAACAAAAACTTTTAGATATTTCAAAAAAACTACAAGTGTAGTTTTTTTGTACTATAATTTAATAAAGTTTTGGAGTGTGTAATGAAATATAAAAGAATATTGTTAAAACTATCTGGAGAAGGTTTGTCAAATAAGAAAAAAAGCTTACTTATTGATTATGAAATTGTAAAGAACATCGCGATTCAATTGCAAAAAATTCATAAACAAGGTTATGAAGTAGCTATTGTTGTAGGAGGAGGAAATTTTTGAAGAGGAGAGAGCGCTTCAAAAAATGGAATTCCTAGAACTAGAGCCGATTATATTGGAATGCTCGCAACAACAATGAATGCTTTAGCTTTACAATCAGGTTTTGAATCAGTAGGTTTAAAAGCAAGAGTTCAATCTTCTCTTTCAATTGATGGCAAGGTTGCAGAAAACTATATTACAGAAAAAGCTAAACATTATTTAAGTAATGGAGAAATTGTAATTTTTGCTGGTGGAACAGGAAGACCTTTTTTCACTACTGATACTGCTGCAACTTTAGTTGCTTCAGAAATGCAATGCGATGTTCTACTAATGGCTAAAAATGGAGTAAATGGTGTTTATGATGCAGATCCAAAAGTTTCTCCATCAGCAATTAAATTTGATAGTTTATCTTATGATGAACTTTTACATATTGTCTTGACAAATGGTCTGAAAATTATGGATTCTACTTCTGTAACTATGGCAAAAGAAAATAATATCAAAATTTTGGTTTTTGATATCCAAGAAAAAGATTCAATTTTAAAAGTCCTAGAAGGAAACGCAGAACATACAAAGGTAGAGTAAATTATGGAATTAAATTTTTATACAAACAAAGTAAAATTAGAGATGGAAAAAGCTGTTCAAACTTATTCAAATCAAATTGCTAAAATTAGTGCTGGTAAAGCTAATCCAAAATTGATTAGTGGAATTAAATTTATTTATTATGATGAACCAATGAGCATTGAAGAAATGGCTGCTATTTCAGTTCCAGAAGCTCAACAAATTTTGATTAAACCTTATGATATTAAAACAACTAAAAATATTATTGAATCTTTAAATAAAATGAATTATGACATGCAAATCGTTGATGAAGGGGCTCAAGTTAGATTAAAATTCCCTGCTCTTACGACTGAAAGAAGAAAGGAATTAGTTAAGCAACTTGTAAAATTAAATGAATCTGCAAAAGTTGCAATAAGACAAGTCAGACAAGACGAAAACAAATTAATCAAAAAAGATGAAGAACTTAGCGAAGATGAACAAAAAAAATATTTAGATGAAATTCAAAAATTAACAGATAAATATATTTTTAAAATTGAGGAATTAAATAAAGACAAAGAAAAAGAGTTAATGACAATTTAAAATGAAAATATTTAAAAAATCACCTTTTTCTCTTATTAAAAATAATGTTCTTAGAAAATCAATTATTGGATTATTAATTTTTATTGTTATTCTTTCAATAACACTATTAATTAGGTTTTTAAATCTATCTGGTGCAATTATTGGATTCTTTTTTTATAGTATTTTACTTGGAATTTTCTTTGTAGAATTTACAACACATTATGGATTTAAAAAATGACAACAATTTATATTAATTTCTATTGCAATTTTAATATTTGTTTTTCCTATAAATTTTTATTCTAGTTTATTAAGATCTAATGGATTTGATCCAATTAATTATAATGAAACAGGATTAAGAGAATCATTACCTAGTAATTTAATTTCTCCTTTTGTTTTTTCTCCAATTCTTCCTTCAAATTTCTCATTTCCTAACTACTTGATTTTACTTGTTTTAGCAATTTTGACTCTCTTGTTTTTTGCCTTAAATAGCAAATTGACAATTAGAGATATCCCCAAAATTCTAATTGTAACTTTTGTGATAATTTTCTTCGTTATTTTTTCAAGATTTATATTTTTTTTAAATTTTAGCTCTTACACTTTGTTTATTATGCTTATTGTTGGTGTGATTTTTGCAGATTCATTTGCCTATTTTGGTGGAAAACTTCTTGGACAAAAAATTTTCAAAAGGAAATTGGCTCCTACTATTTCGCCCAACAAAACAATAGAAGGAGCTATTATAGGAACTTTATTTTCAGCAATATTTATTTTAGGATGGGGATATGGCACAAATGTTTTTGGAAATTACAGATATTCATTAGATGCAAATGCATTTGCAATAATTTGTGCTTTAATAATTCCAATTATTTCCATTTTTGGAGATTTGTTCTTTTCTTGAATTAAAAGAAATCTAAAAATTAAAGATTTTTCTGTTTTTTTTCCTGAACATGGAGGACTTTTAGATCGTTTCGATTCACTTTCTTTTGCTACTTGATTTATTTCGTTGGTTTTAATTTTTGCAGGAGTGCTATTTATTTAAAATTGATTTTTTTAAACTAAAATTAAATTTTCTATAATAATACAACTATGATAAAAAAACAAGCTTTTGAAAAATTTTGTAAAGAAATTAATTATTTAATTCCTCAGGAATTAGAAAACACTTTTATTATTAAAAGTGTTTTAGATCATAAGATTGATGCTTTTGTTTTACATTTTTCAATTTTTTATGTAGTAGATTACAAAATTATTTCAAATTTTATAAATACAATAAAAAAGAATTTTGCTTACAAAACAATTATAAAATTTTCAATTGAAAATCTTGTTTATAAACAAGAAACTATTTTAGATTACATTAATAATTTAATTTTTAATATTTATAAAATTGAAGATTTCATAAATAATTTAAATAAAAACAATTTTCAAATGGCTGAAAACGGGGTTTTAAAAATTTTTTATACTTCCGAACATGAAAAAAACAGATATCAAAATTATCAAAATTTCATAGAAATAAGCATGGAAAATTTGGGTTTTGAAACTTTCAAAATTATTTTTGAAAAATCAGAAATTTTCCTTCAGCAAGAAAATGATGATGAGAAACTAATTGCTGATTTTTTGAAAAATCAAAATTTATCTAAAAATATAGAAGAAAAAAAATCAAAAATTTTTAAATCAAGTTCAAAAAAAATGTATAAAAAAACTGTCAAGGAACTTTATGATACTTTTGAACAAGATGTTTATGTTGAAGCTTATGTTGTTGATAAAAAAATATTTGAAACCAAAAACAAAAATCTAATTTTAACAATTACTATTTCAGATAATACAGAAGCCATCAAGCTTAGAAGATTCTTCGAATCAAAAGATCAATTGAATAGTTTTGATATAACAAATATTGGGGATTTTATTGTAATAGAAGGAAAAGTAGATTTTGATACTTTCAATAAAGAAAAAATTATTTACCCAAAAACAATTACAATTTCAAAAGACAAAAAAGAATCAAGTGTTGATATGGAAATTGAAAAGAGAATTGAACTTTCAATTAGAACTACTATGTCCACAATGGACGGTTTTAAAGAAGCAGATGATTTTGTTAGTTTTGCTAAACAACTAAATCATGAATCATTAGCTATAGTAGATATTGATTCTGTTCAATCTTTCCCAAATTTTTTTAATGCAGTAAAAAAAGCTAATATTAAAGGAATTTATGGTGCTTCTTTTAGTACTATTTTCAAAAATAATCAAGCAATAAAAAATTTGAAAAAGAACACTTTAATTAAAAATGAAACATATGTTGTTTTTGATTTGGAAACAACAGGTTTAAGTCCTATTTTTGATGATATTATTGAATTTGGAGCACAAAAAATTTTAAATGGGAAAGTAATAGATACTCTTCAATTTTTTGTAAAGCCAAACAAAGAAATTTCCGAAAAAATAACTTTGATTACTGGAATTAAAAATCAAGATGTAGAAAATGCAATTTCAGAAAAAGAAGCGCTTAAAAAAATTCTAGAATTTATGGGTGATCATACTGTAGTAGCTCATAATGCTACTTTTGATATGAATTTTATTAATGAAAAAATAGAAAAGTACAATTTTCAAGAATCAAATCTGCAAATTATAGATACTTTGGTTGTCTCAAAGATTATTGAACCAGAAGCAAAAAAATTTAGTCTTGAAAATTTAGCTTCAAGATCAGGAATTATTTACAATTCAACTGAAGCACATAGAGCCGATTATGATGCTGATGTGCTTGCAAAAGTTTGAAATCTATACATTCAAAAATTGTCAGATATGAATGTAAAATATTTTGATGATATTTACAATTTTAAAAGCAATATTATTTATGAAAAAACAAGACCTTTTGAAATTACAATTCTTGCTAAAAATCAATCAGGCTTAAAAGAATTATTTCAAAAAATTTCCTTAACATCTACTAAACAATATTTTAATGGTCCCAAAATGTTTTTTGAAGATCTATTAGAGAAATCTAAAAATATTTTAATTGGTTCTGGAACTTTGAAATCATTAATTATAAATGAAGTTTTTAGAGGAACAAGAAAAGGCTTAAGAGAATACTTAAAATATTTTGATTATGTAGAAATCATTCCTCCAAAAAATTTTTCTCATTGAATAAAAAATGAAGACATTCTTAAAGAAGAACTTTTAGAAGGCTTAAAAATTTTAGTAGAAGAATCTAAAAAACTGAATAAAATAGTAGTTGCTGTCGGAGATGTAAGGTATGTTCAAAAAGATGAGAAAATACTTCACGAGATTTACATCAATGCAAAAGGTCTTCAAGGGATAAGACATCCTTTATTTAAATATGATCAAAGTGAAACAGATTATCCAACTTTAAATTATTTAAATACTCAAGAAATGATTGATCAATTTCTTTTTTTACAAGACAATGATCTTATTAAAGAAATAGTTGTAAAAAACACCCATTTAATTTCAAATCAAATTGAAAATAACATTGAAGTAATTAAAAAAGATCTTTTTACACCAAAAATTGAAAATTCTGCAAATTTATTGCGAGAATTAGTTTATGCAAAAGCTTTTGAAATTTATGGCAAAAATTTACCTGAATTAATCATCTCAAGAATTGAAAAAGAACTCAATCCAATTATAGAACAAGGATATGATGTTATATATTGAATTTCTCATAAAATTGTAGCAAAATCTTTAGAAGATGGATATATTGTAGGTTCAAGAGGCTCTGTAGGTTCTTCGTTAGTTGCTTATTTAAGCGGGATTACTGAAGTTAACCCTTTACCTCCTCATTATATTTGTTCGAATTGTAAAGATTGTGAATTTATTAAGAATTTAGATATCACTTCAGGATACGATTTACCTCATAAAAACTGCAATAATTGTTATAAAGCATTAAAAAGAGAAGGTCAAACAATTCCGTTTGAAACTTTTTTAGGTTTTGGAGCTAATAAAGTTCCTGATATTGATTTAAATTTTTCAAATGAATATCAACATATTGTTCATGACGAAGTAAGAAAATGATTTGGAGAAGATCATTGTTTTAGAGCTGGAACAATATCTAAAACAGCTGACAAAACTGCTTATGGTTATGTTCTTGCTTGAGCTGAAGAAAATAATTTGACTTTTTCTAATGCTTTTATTGGTTATTTAGCTTCAAAAATTGTAGGAACAAAAAGAACAACAGGACAACATCCCGGGGGAATTATAGTTATTCCAAAAGACTTTTCAGTAGAAGACTTTACTCCGATTAATTTTCCAGCAAATGATCCTAATTCTAGTTGAAAAACAACTCATTTTGATTTCCATGCAATACATGATAATGTTTTAAAGTTAGATTTATTAGGGCACAATGATCCAACAGCAATTAAATTTTTAACTTCTTTAACAAATGTGAATGTTTTTGACATTCCTTTTAATGATGAAAAAGTTTTAAGTTTATTTACTTCAACAAAAGCTTTAAACATTAAACCAGAAGACATTTCAGGTGAACATACAGGAGCTTTAGGTTTTCCTGAGTTTGGAACAACATTTGTTAGAAAGATGTTGGTTTCTGCTAAAGCTAAATCATTTTCTGATTTGATTTCAGTATCAGGGCTATCACATGGAACTGATGTTTGAAATAACAACGCTGAAGATTTAATTTTAAAGAAGAATTTACAGTTAAAAGACATCATTTCTTGTAGAGATGACATCATGGTTTTTTTAATAACAAAAGGTGTTAATGAATTGAAAGCATTTCAAATTATGGAAAATGTTCGTAAAGGTAAAGGTCTAAATTCAGAAGAAGAACAACTGTTAAAAGCTCACAAGGTTTCTGATTGGTATATAGATTCTTTGAATAAAATCAAATACATGTTTCCAAAAGCTCATGCAGCCGCTTATGTAATGATGGCTTGAAGAATTGCATGATTTAAATTGTACTATCCATTAGAATTCTATGCTTCTTATTTCACGACAAGAGCTGATTTTATAGATATTAAAATTATGTCTTCTACAAAAAAAACAATTAGTGAAAAACTAAGTGATTTTAAAAGAAGAAGAAATTCAAAGGGAGAAGATAAACTAAGTGCAAAAGAACAAGGATTAATAACAGTTTTAGAAATTGCAGAAGAAATGTATGCAAGAGGTTTTAAAATTTCGAAGATTAGTATAAATAAATCTGAAGCGACAAATTGAATTATTGATAAAGAATCAAATAGTTTGATACCTCCTTTTAATGCCATGGATGGCTTAGGAGTTGCTGTAGCAGAAAGCATAATTGAACAAAGAAAGAAAAAACCTTTCATTTCAATTGAAGATGTTATTGAAAGAACTAGCGTAAATAAAACTTTAAATGAAAAGTTTATTGAATTAGAAATTTATGAAGACTTAAATGAATCAAATCAAACAAGTTTATTTTAATTAAAAAATTTTAGAAAATTAAATCTAAAATTTCTTTTTTTTCAATTTTTCCAAAATATTCTTGAAGTTCAAAAGTATCTAAGATTTTGCTAAATTCATTTCTATCAAAATGTAAATTTATGATTTTTTCTTCAATCTCTTTTACATCCCTTGAACTTAAAAAATCTCCTTCAAAAACAAAATTTGTGAAATGATTTTTCTCAACATTATATTTTACTTTTAAAATTCCTCCTTCAAATTTTGCTTCTTCTGAAACTTCAAATTTAGGATTTTTTCCAAAAATTCATTCTTTACTTTTTCTAATTTCACTCAGATTTAACAACTCTTTTTCAAATTGTTTAATAGGCAAATCACTTAATTGGTATCCTTTTTCTATGAAAAAATTTTTCAATTTTTCAAGAAAAGTTTTTGAATCTATATCTTGATTGATTTGTTTTAATTCTTCTCTTATATTTGTGACCCTTTGCCTAATACTTTTTATACCTTTTGATGCAATTTTTAATTTATTAGGAATTAAAACCTTAGACATTTTAGAAAAGTCAACATCAAACAAAAGAGTCCCATGGTGACAAAAGGCATTTTCTAAAATAAACTGTGAATTACCACTAATCTTTGAATCATTTATTACAAGATCATTTCTACCCTTAAAACTAGCATTCAGGCCAAGAGATTTTAAAAATTCCAAAACAGGTTCAAGGAACTCTTTATATGTTTTTCCGTTTTTTCTACTTGTAATAAAACTAAAATTTATATTACCTAAATCTTGATAAACAGCCCCACCACCACTTATTCTTCTTGCTAATTCGATTCCATTTTCTTCTATGAAGTTTAAATCAACTTCCTCATTTGTATTCTGATTTTTCCCTACTATTGAAACATTTTTATGTTGATACAAAAAAACAATGTTTTCATCTTGTTTTAAATTTCTTGCCAATATTTCTTCAAAAGGTAATGTAAAATAGGCGCTAGTATTTTGACTTATGTAAAGTTTCATTATTTTTCCTCTACCAAATCAAAACTTGAAACATGTTTCATTTGTTTTTTAAAATTTTCTAAATCTTTTGAACTAAGTTTCAAATTTTCTAAATGAAGTAACTCTACTTTTCCATAATCTCATTTTCAACTATATTCATTTTTTGACAAAAAATAAATTAGTTCAACAATAAAAATATCAAAGAAATTTTTTTCTTTTTCAATTTCTCTTAATACTTTTCTAATTTCAACTTTTAATTCCCTATATGAATATGCAGTTATTACAAAATCAAAATGTAAATTTAAATCTTGTGCAGGTTTTGTTTGGTATTTCATTAACATACTTATATTTTATTACTAAAACAATTCTAAATAATTTTTTCATGAAAAAATCTTTTAAAAAAGATAAAAAAATTAATAAATATTTATAATATTAAAATTATGAAGTGAAAAAACAATTCAATAAAACCATTAACAAAAGACCAAATAGAAATTAAAACGCAAGAAAAATTAGTGAAAAATCCTATGACCAAAAGAAATATAATTGTTCTTTTGCTAGGAATATATGTACTAATAACAATAATTGCATTTTCAATTCATTCTTCTGTTGTAACAGAGACTTCATTTTCTATTTTAGTTAGCAAAATTAGAGAAACTATTGCAGATAATGGAATTTCAGTTATTGGAAAAAGCTCAAAAATATCTTTTTTTGCAAGAGTTTTAATTTTTGGTTCTTTTGAGCAATGAATCTTTTTTACAACAATTTCAAATTTATTTGTAGGATTTATGATGATTTTTTTTGCTTTATTTTCAAGTAAAAAACTACAAAGAGTTTTTTTTGTTTCAATATCATATATTACAATAACTTTTATTATTTTTTGAACATTAATCGCTCCTGTATTAAATTTTAATGGAGGATTTGACACTTTCATTTCTATTAATAATCATTTTATAAATCCAGTTTTTGCTTTTGTTGCTTATTTCTTATTGAAAAAGAGAATTTTATCGGTTACAAATCGAACAATTTATTATTCATCAATTCCTATTTATGGGTATTTACTTTTTGCAATGATTTTATTTTTTTCAAGTATTTCTTTAATGAAAAGTATTGATGCATCATTAACTTCAGGAGCAAATGTTTATTCATTTTTAAACTTTTTTGAACCATTTTTTTATAGAGGAGGTTCAATTCCTTTGGTAGTTTTTCTAAATATTATTATAGTTCTTTTAGCTTTTTGAATTCCTGTAGGTTTAGGATTTTTATTGAAATTCATTTCAAGATTAAAAATTGATAGATACAAAATTTTAACAATGTTTATAAAAGAAAAATTTTTAACTCAAAAAGATTTAGTTTCTTAATATTTGATAATAAAAAAAACAACTTTATTACATAGTTGTTTTTTTTATTTAATTTAATAGTAAGTTTTTACAATTTCAATAACTTCATCTTGAGTTTTAGCTTCTAAAACTTTTTTGCTTAATTCATCAGCTCTAGTTAAATCAAGTGAATTTAAATGATATTTAGCCATCCCTAGAGATTCAGGGGCCATTGATAGCTTATCAATTCCCATTGCTACTAAAATTGCTAAAGCATATTTATTTGAAGCAATTTCGCCACAAACACTAATTGTTTTCCCATTTCTGTGAGCTCCTTGGATTGCCATGTTAATTAAACGATAAATAGCAGGATTTAATGGTTGAAAATAATTTGAAACAGCTGAATTAACTCTGTCGACTGCAAAAGTATATTGAATCAAATCATTTGATCCGACAGAGAAAAAGTCTACATACTGAGCAAAAACATCAGCTAAAACAGCTGAAGAAGGAATTTCGATCATCATTCCAATTTTAACTTCAGGATCAAATTCAATTTTTTCTTGAATCATTGATTTTTTAACTTGGTCAATGATTTTTCTTAAAGACAATAGTTCTTCCACATTACTTACAAATGGTAACAAAATCGCAACATTTCCAAAAGCAGAAGCACGATAAATTGCTCTTATTTGTGTAATAAAAGTATTGGGCTTATTTAAAGAGAATCTTACAGAACGATTTCCTAAAAAAGGATTCATTTCTTTTTCTTGTTTAAAGTATTTTAATTCTTTATCCCCACCAATATCTAAAGTTCTAATTACAACTTCGCTTTGTCTTGAAGTGTTTAAAGCGATATTTTTATAAACAAGAAATTGTTCTTCTTCAGTAGGTCAATCATTCATTTGCATGAACAAAAATTCTGTTCTAAATAATCCTGTTGAAATTTCTTTAAAATCTTTTAATCTTTCAATTTCTTCAACTCCATCAATATTTACTGCTAATTCAACTTTTTTTCCGTCTTTTGATTTATTAATAGGAGTAAATGTTTTTGGGTTAATGCTTGTTTTTTTAACAAGATCTAAATAATCTTCATATACTTTTCTATCTTTTGCATTTGGTTCTGTGTTTAATGTTTCATTAATCCCATCAATGAAAACTTCTTGACCTTCTTTAAAATATTTTGGAAAATCACTTAAACCAAAAACATAAGGAACTTGTAAACTTTTTGCAATAATTGCACAGTGTGAAGTTGGTCCGCCTTCAGTTGTAATAAAACCTTTAATGTATTTTCTATTCAAGGTTAAAATATCACTTGATGTTAATTCTTTAGAAACAATTATTGTTGATTCTTTTAATTCTTCTCCCATAACTTTTTTTTCAGGATTTGCAATAAAAGATAAAACTGAAGAAGCAACATCTAAAATATCCGTTGAACGTTGTTTCATATATTCATTATCCATGCTTTTGAAAATCTCAATGTACTTATCACTTACAATTTTGAATGCTTCATAAGCAGTTTTCTTTTCAAATTCAATGATTTTATTTGCTTCGTCTTTAAATGTAATATCATTAGCAATTTCTAAATGAGCAGTTAAAATATCAACTTCATTTTCTGTAAATTCTTTCTTTGCCTTTTTAATTAATAATTTAATACTTTCGTTTGTTTTATTAATTGCATTTTCTAATATTGCCTTTTCTTTTTTTATATCTTGAAAAGATTTTTTGTATTCAATTTGCTCTTCTTCAAGAAAATGAATTTTCCCTAAAGCCAATTCTTGATTTGAGCTTTTAATTTTTAAAATCATTTACCCACCTTTATTATTTTCAATAACATTATAATTTTAAGGAAAACAACTAAATATTTTTAAAAACAATCAAAAATATTGTTATTTAAAAACTATTTTGAATATTTCTTATTTTTTCATAAAATTCAAGATTTTTTATTTAATAGTTCTTTTTTAAAAAATTTATTTAAGATTAATAATCATTTTGATAATTCAATTATAATTTTCAATTATGAGTGAAAAAAGTAAATATTACGAAGATGTTAAAAGTCTTATTTTATATCTAGGTGGATCAGAAAATATAATTAGTGCAACTAATTGTGTTAGTAGACTAAGATTAGTAATGAAAGACATGCTTCTTGTAGATGATAAGAAAATTCAGGAATTAAAATCAGTTAAAGGGACAATGAAACAACCTAATAACCAATATCATGTAATTATTGGTTCAGATGTTCCTATTTTTTATAAGGAATTTGAAGAACAAACAAATATTAAGAAAGTTTCAAAAGAAGAATTAAAAAAAGTTGCAGCCGGACAAGGTAATTGACTTCAAAAAGCTTTACAGCATTTTAGTGAAATTTTTATCCCAATTATCCCAGTTGTTATTGCTTCAGGTTTAATTTTATCTTTTAGAAATATTTTAGAAGCAAATTTTGGTGGATTTGTTTTTGTACAAGAATATGATTTTGCAGCTGGTCTTAATGAATTTCTTTTAGCCCCAGCTCTTGCAGGCTTATGATTTTTACCAGTTTTTATATCTTGATCGATATTCAAAAAAATGGGCGGAACTCAGACCCTGGGAATTTTAATTGGATTATCTTTATTAATTATTCCTTTAGTAAATGTTTTTGAAACAAACAACCAAGGTGTTAAATTTATTTGAGAATATGACTTAAATCAATTTGGTTTTGATTTTGGGGTATGAAAGTTTCCGTGGAAACTTGCTTATACAGCACAAGTTATACCGGCAATTGGAGTAGCCTTTCTTGGAGTTTATTTAGAAAGATGATTGACTAAAATTGTTGCACCAGTTTTAAGGCAAATTTTTGTTCCTTTAGGAGTTTTATTAGGTTCTTTTATTGTTGGTATGGTTATTATAGGACCTCTTGGATGAATAGTTGGAACAAGCATTTCGATAGTTGTTTCTTTAGCATTGACAAATGGAATTGCTAAATATATTTTCGGGCCAATTTTTGGATTTGGATATGCATTTTTAGTAATAACTGGATTGCATCACTCTTTAAATGCTGTAATGATTCAAAACACTGCAACTTTAAATGGTTCATTTATCTTTCCTATTTTAGCTGTATCAAATATCACACAAGGTGCTGCAGCATTAATGTTTACGTTATTGAATAGAAGATCAGAAAAATTGAAACAAATCGGTTATTCAGCAACAACTTCAGCATGACTAGGAGTGACAGAACCTGCTATGTATGGAATTAATTTAAGATATGTTTATCCTTTTTTAGCAGCAGCAACTGGTTCAGCAACTGGAGCATTATTATTAACAATTGCTGGAGTTACATCTAGTGGAATTGGTAATGGAGCTTGACTAGGAGTTTTATCAATGCAAGCATCTTCAGCAGTAGTAGGAGTTAATACTTTTGCAGGAACAGGATTTTTATGATTTATGCTTTCTGCATTACTAGCAACAGCAGTAACAATGGTTCTAACATGATTCTTTGGTAAATTACCAAGATTTAAGAAAATTTATGATAGAGTTGGCATTGCTTAGTATATAATTTTTTAGTGAAAAATGTAAATTCAAAAAAAATTGTATATCAAATTTATCCTTCTTCTTTTAAGGATTCAAAAGGAACCGGAAGGGGAGATATCAAAGGAATAATAGAAAAATTGGACTATATCAAAGATCTAGGAGTAGATTATCTTTGATTAAGTCCAATTTTTAAATCTCCTCTTAAAGATAATGGTTATGATGTAAGTGATTATTTATCTATAAATACTCTTTTCGGTGATCTAGAAGATCTTAAATCTTTGATCAAAAAAGCTAAAGAAAAAAATTTAAAAGTTATGTTAGATATGGTTTTTAATCATACTTCAACAGAACACGAATGATTTAAAAAGTGAATTAATAACGACCCAGAATATAAAGATTTTTATATTTCAAAAAAAAGTGTTGGGAAACCTCCGACAAATTGAGTTTCAAAATTTGGAGGAAGTGCTTGAAAAGAATATAAGAAAAATAATTGATACCTTCATCTTTTTGATGAAACTCAAGCTGATTTAAATTGGGAAAATGAAAAAGTTAAAGAAAAAATAAAAGAAGTTATTAGATTTTATATTAATTTAGGTGTAAAAGGCTTTAGATTTGATGTTATTAACTTGATTTCAAAATCTAATTTTAATGAAGATGAAACTGATGGAAGAAAATTTTATACAGATGGAAAAAAAGTTGAAGATTACTTACAAGAATT encodes the following:
- a CDS encoding sigma factor-like helix-turn-helix DNA-binding protein, coding for MEKNTIKELEDIALLLEKFENFLTENQRKVLSYRFLEDYSYQEIADILKISKPASYDAVNKAKQKLLDISKKLQV
- the pyrH gene encoding UMP kinase, producing the protein MKYKRILLKLSGEGLSNKKKSLLIDYEIVKNIAIQLQKIHKQGYEVAIVVGGGNFWRGESASKNGIPRTRADYIGMLATTMNALALQSGFESVGLKARVQSSLSIDGKVAENYITEKAKHYLSNGEIVIFAGGTGRPFFTTDTAATLVASEMQCDVLLMAKNGVNGVYDADPKVSPSAIKFDSLSYDELLHIVLTNGLKIMDSTSVTMAKENNIKILVFDIQEKDSILKVLEGNAEHTKVE
- the frr gene encoding ribosome recycling factor gives rise to the protein MELNFYTNKVKLEMEKAVQTYSNQIAKISAGKANPKLISGIKFIYYDEPMSIEEMAAISVPEAQQILIKPYDIKTTKNIIESLNKMNYDMQIVDEGAQVRLKFPALTTERRKELVKQLVKLNESAKVAIRQVRQDENKLIKKDEELSEDEQKKYLDEIQKLTDKYIFKIEELNKDKEKELMTI
- a CDS encoding phosphatidate cytidylyltransferase, with the translated sequence MKIFKKSPFSLIKNNVLRKSIIGLLIFIVILSITLLIRFLNLSGAIIGFFFYSILLGIFFVEFTTHYGFKKWQQFILISIAILIFVFPINFYSSLLRSNGFDPINYNETGLRESLPSNLISPFVFSPILPSNFSFPNYLILLVLAILTLLFFALNSKLTIRDIPKILIVTFVIIFFVIFSRFIFFLNFSSYTLFIMLIVGVIFADSFAYFGGKLLGQKIFKRKLAPTISPNKTIEGAIIGTLFSAIFILGWGYGTNVFGNYRYSLDANAFAIICALIIPIISIFGDLFFSWIKRNLKIKDFSVFFPEHGGLLDRFDSLSFATWFISLVLIFAGVLFI
- a CDS encoding PolC-type DNA polymerase III, coding for MIKKQAFEKFCKEINYLIPQELENTFIIKSVLDHKIDAFVLHFSIFYVVDYKIISNFINTIKKNFAYKTIIKFSIENLVYKQETILDYINNLIFNIYKIEDFINNLNKNNFQMAENGVLKIFYTSEHEKNRYQNYQNFIEISMENLGFETFKIIFEKSEIFLQQENDDEKLIADFLKNQNLSKNIEEKKSKIFKSSSKKMYKKTVKELYDTFEQDVYVEAYVVDKKIFETKNKNLILTITISDNTEAIKLRRFFESKDQLNSFDITNIGDFIVIEGKVDFDTFNKEKIIYPKTITISKDKKESSVDMEIEKRIELSIRTTMSTMDGFKEADDFVSFAKQLNHESLAIVDIDSVQSFPNFFNAVKKANIKGIYGASFSTIFKNNQAIKNLKKNTLIKNETYVVFDLETTGLSPIFDDIIEFGAQKILNGKVIDTLQFFVKPNKEISEKITLITGIKNQDVENAISEKEALKKILEFMGDHTVVAHNATFDMNFINEKIEKYNFQESNLQIIDTLVVSKIIEPEAKKFSLENLASRSGIIYNSTEAHRADYDADVLAKVWNLYIQKLSDMNVKYFDDIYNFKSNIIYEKTRPFEITILAKNQSGLKELFQKISLTSTKQYFNGPKMFFEDLLEKSKNILIGSGTLKSLIINEVFRGTRKGLREYLKYFDYVEIIPPKNFSHWIKNEDILKEELLEGLKILVEESKKLNKIVVAVGDVRYVQKDEKILHEIYINAKGLQGIRHPLFKYDQSETDYPTLNYLNTQEMIDQFLFLQDNDLIKEIVVKNTHLISNQIENNIEVIKKDLFTPKIENSANLLRELVYAKAFEIYGKNLPELIISRIEKELNPIIEQGYDVIYWISHKIVAKSLEDGYIVGSRGSVGSSLVAYLSGITEVNPLPPHYICSNCKDCEFIKNLDITSGYDLPHKNCNNCYKALKREGQTIPFETFLGFGANKVPDIDLNFSNEYQHIVHDEVRKWFGEDHCFRAGTISKTADKTAYGYVLAWAEENNLTFSNAFIGYLASKIVGTKRTTGQHPGGIIVIPKDFSVEDFTPINFPANDPNSSWKTTHFDFHAIHDNVLKLDLLGHNDPTAIKFLTSLTNVNVFDIPFNDEKVLSLFTSTKALNIKPEDISGEHTGALGFPEFGTTFVRKMLVSAKAKSFSDLISVSGLSHGTDVWNNNAEDLILKKNLQLKDIISCRDDIMVFLITKGVNELKAFQIMENVRKGKGLNSEEEQLLKAHKVSDWYIDSLNKIKYMFPKAHAAAYVMMAWRIAWFKLYYPLEFYASYFTTRADFIDIKIMSSTKKTISEKLSDFKRRRNSKGEDKLSAKEQGLITVLEIAEEMYARGFKISKISINKSEATNWIIDKESNSLIPPFNAMDGLGVAVAESIIEQRKKKPFISIEDVIERTSVNKTLNEKFIELEIYEDLNESNQTSLF